The genomic segment CAACCTTGCCGAACCCAAAGTTCGCTGGCACGACCGGTTACGGCGATTTCCCGGACTCGCTCGCGGAAATGGACGCGCACGTGGGCGAGATCCTGGACGTGATCGATCAATTGCACATCCGCGACAACACCATTGTCGTCTTCACGAGCGACAACGGTCCAGAAGCAACCTGGCCTTGGCAGGGATCATCCGGCCCGTGGCGCGGTTATTACTTCACACACATGGAAGGTTCGTTACGGGTGCCTTTCATCATTCGCTGGCCTAAACGGATTCCCGCCGGCCGCGTGAGTAACGAGATCGTTCACGAGGTCGATACCTACACGACGTTCGCGAAAATCGCCGGCGCATCTGTGCCGCAGGATCGCGCGATCGATGGCCTAGACCAAACGGATTTCCTGCTTGGCAAATCCGAGAAATCCAATCGCCAAGGGTTTCCGGTTTACGTGGCCGATCGTCTGGAAGCGGTCAAATGGAAGAATTGGAAAGTGGTCTTCTACGACGAAGAGCGAGACTGGTGGACGCCGCCCACAAAACTAAGTAACCCAAAGGCATTCGATCTCATCACTGACCCAAAAGAGGAATACCCACAGACAGGACTAAGAAGCTCATGGATCGCCGGACCGGCGATGAAGGTTGCGGCCGAGTTCGAGGAAAGCCTGAAGAAACATCCGCCAATCGCGCCCGGCACGGCGGATCCGTACAAACCACCGAAATTACCACAACTCAGCAAAGAAAACCCAAAGGAGCGATGAACCTTCCGCCTGAAATTGAGTTTCACGAAGACTTTCCGCTGCTCATTTATCGACCGCGCGGTTTGATCGACGAGGCGGAGATTAACAGGGTCATCGGTGTTATCGAAGGTATTGAAGCCGCATCGCAGCAGCCTTTCAATCGATTCTCCGATACGTCAGACACCCAT from the Terriglobia bacterium genome contains:
- a CDS encoding arylsulfatase; this translates as MAIKTVEAQSSPLPAGDGKKPATAEATTGKPNIVFILMDNLGYGEPGCYGGGIVRGAATPRIDKLATEGTRLVNFNVEAQCTPSRSALMTGRFAIRSGTHSVPIGGGLEGLTQWEVTIAELLSGAGYATGHFGKWHLGSEQGRLPNDQGFDEWYGIPRTTDEVFAPSDAAAKAAGVIFEQIMEGRKGEKSHELQVYDLEQRRLIDAEITRRTIDFMKRSAQSGKPFYAYVPFTLVHFPTLPNPKFAGTTGYGDFPDSLAEMDAHVGEILDVIDQLHIRDNTIVVFTSDNGPEATWPWQGSSGPWRGYYFTHMEGSLRVPFIIRWPKRIPAGRVSNEIVHEVDTYTTFAKIAGASVPQDRAIDGLDQTDFLLGKSEKSNRQGFPVYVADRLEAVKWKNWKVVFYDEERDWWTPPTKLSNPKAFDLITDPKEEYPQTGLRSSWIAGPAMKVAAEFEESLKKHPPIAPGTADPYKPPKLPQLSKENPKER